A genomic region of Exiguobacterium sp. Helios contains the following coding sequences:
- a CDS encoding chemotaxis protein CheA — protein sequence MDLNEYLGLFLDESIEHLQAINSSLLIFEQRLDDEAVIDQIFRSAHTLKGMAGTMGYDAIADLTHEMESALDLVRSKTQPATPELIDVLFVAAEQLETMVEDISQGGTGKLDVATTVVRLKQFINTDSEPGQDTDKPAATVVKNFECDVYSESVVRQSMASGYQAYVITVELSADVILKAARVYMVFDRLQNLGDVILSNPTSDELEQEQFETRFDVLFVTMKSAEDIQGEIKAVSEVAQVLIQPFEVPVEPAAAATLLEPVEKPVVSPATDTSNETQTPVAAKTIRVNLERIDRLMNLFEEFIIDRGRLERIAAEAGSSDLTETVERIKRGTNELQSLVLTLRMMPIEQVFNRFPRMVRSVSKDVGKNIKLHITGAETELDRTVIDEIGDPLVHLIRNAVDHGIESKADRILAGKAVEGNLSLRAYHSGNRVFIEIEDDGAGINQERVTKIALEKGLLTEEEAAMLTPEEAAMLLFAPGFSTAETVTDLSGRGVGLDVVKSKIESLGGEVFVETKRGEGTIFRISLPLTLSIISAMLVKLGEETYAIPLTAILETTSLKQDAILQAHREKVFDFRGQLVPLISLNQVYGLPHVEADAYSVVVVRSGEKLAGLIVSELIGQQEIVMKPLGSYLEGIRAISGATILGDGQVALIIDSNALLRK from the coding sequence ATGGATTTAAATGAATATTTAGGATTGTTTCTTGATGAATCGATTGAACATTTACAAGCCATTAACTCGAGTTTGCTGATTTTTGAACAACGACTCGACGATGAAGCCGTTATCGATCAAATTTTCCGATCCGCTCATACTTTAAAAGGGATGGCCGGAACAATGGGGTATGATGCCATTGCCGATTTAACACACGAAATGGAAAGTGCACTTGATTTAGTCCGTTCGAAGACACAACCTGCTACACCCGAATTAATTGATGTACTATTTGTCGCAGCTGAACAGTTAGAAACGATGGTCGAGGATATCAGTCAAGGTGGTACCGGGAAGCTGGATGTAGCAACAACCGTCGTTCGTTTGAAACAGTTTATCAATACGGATTCGGAACCAGGTCAGGATACGGACAAACCTGCAGCAACAGTCGTGAAAAACTTTGAGTGTGATGTCTACTCTGAGTCGGTTGTCCGTCAATCGATGGCTTCCGGTTATCAAGCCTATGTCATTACGGTGGAGTTATCGGCGGATGTCATTTTGAAGGCAGCCCGGGTGTATATGGTATTTGACCGGTTGCAAAACCTCGGGGATGTCATCTTGTCGAATCCGACTTCGGATGAACTGGAACAGGAACAATTCGAGACCCGTTTTGATGTCTTGTTCGTGACGATGAAATCTGCTGAAGACATTCAAGGTGAAATCAAAGCCGTTTCGGAAGTCGCTCAAGTGTTGATTCAGCCATTCGAAGTGCCGGTCGAACCAGCAGCAGCGGCGACATTGCTTGAGCCGGTTGAAAAGCCGGTCGTCAGTCCGGCAACGGATACTTCGAACGAGACGCAAACACCGGTTGCGGCAAAAACGATTCGTGTCAACCTCGAGCGGATTGATCGATTGATGAATCTGTTTGAAGAATTCATCATCGATCGTGGACGTCTCGAGCGGATTGCGGCAGAAGCCGGTTCTTCTGATTTGACGGAGACGGTTGAACGGATTAAACGCGGAACAAATGAACTGCAGTCACTGGTCCTGACGTTACGGATGATGCCAATCGAACAAGTCTTCAATCGTTTCCCGCGGATGGTACGTTCGGTATCGAAAGATGTCGGCAAAAACATCAAGCTCCACATTACAGGAGCAGAAACGGAACTCGACCGGACGGTCATTGATGAAATTGGGGATCCACTCGTCCACTTGATTCGAAATGCGGTCGACCATGGAATTGAAAGCAAAGCCGACCGGATTTTAGCCGGGAAAGCAGTTGAAGGAAATCTTTCCCTCCGGGCCTATCATTCCGGAAACCGTGTTTTCATTGAGATTGAAGATGATGGCGCAGGAATCAATCAGGAACGGGTGACAAAAATCGCCCTTGAAAAAGGATTGTTGACGGAAGAAGAGGCGGCGATGTTGACGCCGGAAGAAGCGGCAATGTTATTGTTCGCGCCTGGATTCTCGACGGCAGAAACCGTCACCGACTTATCAGGTCGTGGTGTCGGGCTGGACGTCGTTAAATCGAAAATTGAATCGCTCGGTGGAGAAGTCTTCGTCGAGACGAAACGCGGAGAAGGAACGATTTTCAGAATCAGTTTACCGCTGACGTTATCGATTATTTCTGCGATGCTCGTCAAGTTGGGAGAAGAAACGTATGCCATCCCGTTAACAGCCATCCTTGAAACGACATCGCTGAAGCAGGACGCCATTTTACAAGCCCACCGGGAAAAGGTATTCGATTTCCGTGGCCAGCTTGTTCCATTGATTTCATTAAATCAAGTATACGGATTACCACATGTGGAGGCAGATGCCTATTCTGTCGTCGTCGTCCGAAGTGGTGAGAAATTAGCAGGGTTGATAGTCTCAGAACTGATAGGACAACAGGAAATCGTCATGAAACCGTTAGGCAGTTATCTTGAGGGGATTCGTGCGATTTCAGGTGCGACGATTCTGGGTGACGGACAAGTTGCGTTAATCATTGACAGCAATGCACTGTTACGAAAGTGA
- a CDS encoding chemotaxis protein CheW, with protein sequence MEQKWVVFQLEENAYGIDVQSVRSIERVIPITRIPNAASYVKGVINLRGVVTPVIDLRTRLGFEAVEETEETRIIIATLEHGDAGFIVDCANEVVEAADVRIEPLADSKQDETNYLTAIAKGEDQLFSLLEPNRLFEEIIHA encoded by the coding sequence ATGGAACAAAAATGGGTCGTCTTTCAATTAGAAGAAAATGCATATGGAATTGATGTGCAATCGGTTCGTTCAATCGAACGTGTCATTCCGATCACACGTATCCCCAATGCCGCATCCTATGTCAAAGGTGTCATTAACTTACGCGGAGTCGTTACACCCGTGATTGATTTGCGGACGCGTTTAGGATTTGAGGCCGTCGAAGAAACAGAAGAAACGCGTATCATCATCGCAACACTGGAACATGGAGATGCAGGATTCATCGTGGATTGTGCAAATGAAGTCGTTGAAGCAGCAGATGTCCGGATTGAACCGCTGGCAGATTCAAAACAAGATGAGACAAACTATTTAACAGCCATCGCTAAAGGGGAAGACCAACTGTTCTCTTTACTCGAACCAAACCGTTTATTTGAAGAGATTATCCATGCTTAA
- a CDS encoding MinD/ParA family protein yields MMPEDQARALRSKVSVRQTKTIAIVSGKGGVGKTNVAVNLGVALSLQAKKVLIIDLDIGMANVGVLLGKSSKVSLMDCVKERSPLTQAVVEATPDLHFIHGGSGFTELMDLTDHDVEFMMSEFRFFYEYDFVLLDLGAGATHQTFDFISSADEAWLVVTPEPTSIMDGYAFVKLAHHHANELPVAVIVNRATNGQEALETFDRLQQVSQNFLGKSLRFVGFLPDDPTVMKAVKAQRPFYVFDRTSDVSWRLDHITTSLTGLQVQEQKFLDRLLNRLKKRHSRVR; encoded by the coding sequence ATGATGCCAGAGGATCAGGCACGAGCGTTAAGATCAAAAGTTTCCGTACGGCAGACCAAAACCATTGCCATCGTCAGCGGTAAAGGTGGGGTCGGAAAAACGAATGTCGCGGTGAATCTGGGTGTCGCGTTATCGTTGCAAGCTAAAAAAGTATTAATCATTGATTTGGACATCGGTATGGCGAATGTCGGTGTGCTACTCGGAAAATCGTCGAAAGTTTCATTAATGGATTGTGTCAAGGAACGGTCACCCTTGACCCAAGCGGTCGTCGAAGCGACGCCGGATCTGCATTTCATTCATGGCGGGAGCGGATTCACAGAACTGATGGATCTGACGGATCATGATGTCGAATTCATGATGAGCGAGTTTCGGTTTTTCTATGAATATGATTTCGTCTTACTTGATCTAGGTGCCGGAGCGACACATCAGACTTTTGATTTCATCAGTAGTGCGGATGAAGCATGGCTGGTCGTGACGCCTGAACCGACGTCGATCATGGACGGATATGCTTTCGTCAAACTTGCGCATCACCATGCAAATGAACTTCCTGTCGCTGTCATCGTCAATCGGGCAACGAACGGACAAGAAGCGCTTGAAACGTTTGACCGGCTACAACAGGTCAGTCAGAACTTTTTGGGAAAATCGTTGCGCTTCGTCGGTTTTTTGCCGGATGATCCGACTGTCATGAAGGCAGTCAAAGCCCAACGACCATTTTATGTATTTGATCGGACGAGTGATGTCAGTTGGCGACTTGATCATATCACGACATCGCTGACAGGACTTCAGGTCCAGGAACAGAAATTTTTAGACCGGTTACTGAATCGTTTGAAAAAACGGCATAGCCGTGTCCGCTAA
- a CDS encoding chemotaxis protein CheD: MDEVVRIGIAEYAVSQKPIILRTAGLGSCVGVIIYDQERGLSSMAHVMLPDSAISRNIALEIGKFADTAVVELTRRLRHSGAIRLRAKIAGGAQMFQFKYEHESMRIGERNIAAVKLALRKANVPLVAEDVGGTNGRTIEFHSQTGRLVIRTVNVGTLEI, from the coding sequence ATGGATGAAGTCGTTCGGATTGGAATTGCAGAATATGCAGTCAGCCAAAAACCAATCATTCTTCGGACGGCTGGTTTAGGTTCTTGTGTCGGTGTCATTATCTACGATCAAGAGCGTGGACTGTCGAGTATGGCACACGTGATGTTACCGGACTCGGCAATCAGTCGGAATATCGCACTGGAAATCGGAAAGTTCGCCGATACGGCCGTCGTCGAGTTGACACGCCGTCTTCGTCATAGTGGAGCAATTCGTCTCCGGGCAAAAATTGCCGGTGGTGCACAAATGTTTCAATTTAAATATGAACACGAATCGATGCGAATCGGTGAACGAAATATTGCGGCGGTAAAATTGGCTTTACGAAAAGCGAACGTCCCACTCGTTGCGGAAGACGTTGGTGGAACAAATGGTCGAACGATCGAGTTCCATTCTCAGACTGGACGGTTAGTCATCCGGACAGTCAACGTCGGAACGCTGGAAATTTAG
- a CDS encoding chemotaxis protein CheC, with product MLNRMEQDVFREIGNIGAAHAATALSTLLGQPVEIEVPSADLEGFSTIIERVGGAEAYTAGALLRFSGDIKASLLFLMPLKDAEKLVSQLLQQPFQFFSEHHALGVSAWEEIGNILIGAYARSISDWLDLSVHVTVPASAFDMVGAILEVALLESTKFGNMAVYIDTRLSSSGNDLNGHLLLLPEEGAFDSVFQRLGVDIDG from the coding sequence ATGCTTAATCGAATGGAACAGGATGTCTTTCGAGAAATTGGTAATATCGGGGCAGCACATGCGGCAACCGCTTTATCCACGTTGCTGGGACAACCGGTTGAAATCGAAGTCCCTTCAGCGGACTTGGAAGGGTTCTCGACCATCATTGAGAGGGTCGGAGGTGCTGAAGCCTACACAGCAGGAGCACTCCTTCGGTTTTCTGGGGATATTAAAGCATCCTTATTATTTTTAATGCCGCTCAAGGATGCTGAGAAACTCGTTTCGCAGTTATTGCAACAGCCATTTCAATTTTTTTCGGAGCACCATGCGCTTGGTGTTTCGGCATGGGAAGAGATCGGGAATATCTTAATCGGCGCTTATGCCCGCTCGATTTCCGATTGGCTGGATTTATCCGTCCATGTCACGGTCCCGGCCTCTGCTTTTGATATGGTAGGAGCAATTTTGGAAGTTGCCTTACTTGAGTCAACAAAATTTGGTAACATGGCAGTATACATCGATACACGTTTATCCAGTTCAGGTAATGATTTGAATGGTCATTTATTGTTACTACCTGAAGAAGGTGCCTTTGATTCGGTCTTTCAACGATTGGGTGTGGATATTGATGGATGA
- a CDS encoding AAA family ATPase encodes MMVKRIIANSVSEAMELVKQDLGNDAIILNTRQIKVGGLFGLFAQKKVELVASVEEHPVEKTTQPVKRVSDELQPTKSVVQSHPSMMEPLSPKIVSFSSRRLPEALSSYEVLLAEPALQHEAEALYDLLVSTYYKTNDVRQVEQAFITTVTAPIQVTTATSRFIMVTGPTGVGKTTTLAKLAAYYRLTKQQTVGLITTDTYRISAIEQLRTYADIIDIPLHVAYDLQEFEQAKVDLSDCDVILIDTAGRNFLDAGYVEQLKKRHDFSETDVFLVLSLTSKYRDLEQIQQRFDQVPLSGFIFTKADETTDLWSIYGLTKKTQLPVFCLTTGQEVPEDIIWPTSAEVSRMIVERGLR; translated from the coding sequence ATGATGGTAAAACGAATTATCGCAAATTCTGTCAGCGAAGCGATGGAACTGGTTAAACAAGACTTAGGAAATGATGCCATCATTTTGAACACACGGCAGATCAAAGTGGGCGGTTTGTTCGGCTTGTTTGCACAAAAAAAAGTGGAGCTCGTCGCCTCAGTCGAAGAACATCCGGTCGAAAAAACAACACAGCCTGTAAAACGGGTCTCGGATGAGCTACAACCAACTAAATCAGTCGTTCAAAGTCACCCATCAATGATGGAGCCGCTTAGCCCGAAGATTGTCTCGTTCAGTTCACGGCGGTTGCCGGAAGCGCTTAGCTCATACGAAGTCTTGCTCGCTGAACCTGCCCTGCAACATGAAGCGGAGGCACTCTATGATTTATTAGTGTCAACTTACTACAAGACCAATGATGTGAGACAGGTCGAACAAGCCTTCATCACGACTGTGACTGCTCCTATTCAAGTCACGACGGCAACTTCCCGTTTCATCATGGTGACCGGACCAACGGGAGTCGGAAAAACGACGACCCTTGCCAAACTGGCTGCTTATTACCGTCTCACGAAACAACAAACCGTTGGATTGATTACGACGGATACATATCGGATTTCAGCCATCGAACAATTACGGACTTATGCCGACATCATCGATATTCCGTTACACGTCGCCTATGATTTACAAGAATTCGAACAAGCGAAAGTCGACTTATCCGACTGTGACGTTATCCTAATCGACACGGCGGGAAGAAATTTTCTTGACGCGGGTTATGTCGAACAGTTAAAAAAGCGGCATGATTTTTCAGAGACAGATGTATTTCTTGTACTCAGCTTAACGTCGAAGTACCGCGATTTAGAACAGATTCAACAACGGTTCGATCAAGTACCGTTGTCCGGATTCATTTTTACCAAAGCCGATGAGACAACAGATTTGTGGTCGATTTACGGACTTACGAAAAAGACACAGTTGCCTGTGTTTTGTCTGACGACCGGACAAGAAGTACCTGAAGACATCATCTGGCCGACAAGTGCAGAAGTTTCCCGAATGATTGTAGAAAGAGGGTTAAGATGA